A portion of the Lolium rigidum isolate FL_2022 chromosome 1, APGP_CSIRO_Lrig_0.1, whole genome shotgun sequence genome contains these proteins:
- the LOC124685345 gene encoding amino acid transporter AVT6A-like: MTTAEGPATERFPESSSAPLLPTKQLAAPSDAFHEFDGASFPGAVFNLSTTIVGAGIMALPATMKVLGLVPGLVMIVLAAFLTDASIELLMRFSRVVGAPSYGAVMGDAFGWWGRRLLQVCVVVNNVGVMIVYMIIIGDVLSGTSSGGEHHYGVLEGWFGTHWWNGRFFVLLVTTLAVFTPLACFKRVDSLSYTSAVSVALAVVFVVITAGIAIVKLIRGQIPMPKLFPEVPDLASVWELFTAVPVLVTAYVCHYNVHPIHNELKESSQIKPIVHTSLALCSTVYITTSFFGYLLFGESTLSDVLANFDSNLGIPYSSVLNDAVRVSYAVHLMLVFPMIFHALRLNLDGLLFSYARPLSSDNTRFGVMTAVLLLVIFVSANFIPSIWDAFQFTGATAAVCIAFIFPAAITLRDPHSIAKKWDKILAVFMIVLAVTSNVVAVYSDAYSIFHKKSAPSQA, from the exons ATGACGACGGCGGAGGGCCCCGCGACAGAGCGCTTCCCGGAGAGCAGCAGCGCGCCGCTGCTCCCGACGAAGCAGCTCGCCGCGCCGTCCGACGCCTTCCACGAGTTCGACGGCGCCTCCTTCCCCGGCGCGGTGTTCAACCTCTCCACCACCATCGTCGGCGCGGGCATCATGGCGCTGCCGGCGACCATGAAGGTGCTGGGCCTCGTCCCGGGGCTGGTCATGATCGTGCTCGCCGCCTTCCTCACCGACGCCTCCATCGAGCTGCTCATGCGGTTCAGCCGCGTCGTCGGCGCGCCCTCCTACGGGGCCGTCATGGGGGACGCATTCGGGTGGTGGGGGCGGAGACTGCTCCAGGTCTGCGTCGTGGTCAACAACGTCGGCGTCATGATCGTCTACATGATTATCATCG GTGATGTGCTTTCTGGAACGTCCTCTGGTGGTGAGCACCACTACGGTGTATTAGAAGGATGGTTTGGGACACACTGGTGGAACGGGCGTTTCTTTGTTCTCCTGGTTACTACCCTCGCTGTGTTTACTCCTCTAGCATGTTTCAAGCGTGTTG ATTCACTGAGCTACACATCCGCCGTATCTGTTGCTTTGGCAGTTGTATTTGTTGTTATCACTGCAGGAATTGCTATTGTGAAACTGATACGCGGACAAATCCCAATGCCTAAATTGTTCCCTGAAGTTCCTGATCTAGCATCTGTCTGGGAACTTTTCACAGCAGTACCAGTGCTTGTCACTGCTTACGTGTGCCATTATAATG TTCACCCAATTCATAATGAGCTCAAGGAGTCTTCCCAGATCAAGCCGATAGTTCACACATCATTGGCTCTGTGCTCGACTGTCTATATCACAACAAGTTTCTTTGGATATCTTCTGTTTGGTGAATCTACACTCTCTGATGTGCTGGCTAACTTTGACTCAAATCTTGGCATTCCTTACAGTTCAGTTCTTAATGATGCTGTCAGAGTGAGCTATGCTGTCCACCTTATGCTCGTGTTCCCCATGATATTCCACGCACTGCGGCTCAATTTGGATGGGCTTCTCTTTTCCTATGCAAGGCCCCTATCTTCTGATAACACAAGGTTTGGTGTAATGACAGCAGTGCTCCTCCTCGTGATTTTTGTATCTGCAAACTTCATTCCTAGCATCTGGGATGCCTTCCAGTTTACTGGGGCTACTGCTGCTGTTTGCATCGCCTTCATTTTCCCAGCTGCGATCACTTTGAG GGATCCTCACAGCATAGCGAAAAAGTGGGACAAGATactcgccgtcttcatgattgttcttgcAGTCACTTCGAACGTAGTAGCTGTGTACAGTGATGCATACTCGATATTCCATAAGAAAAGTGCCCCCTCCCAGGCCTGA